Proteins encoded in a region of the Pseudochaenichthys georgianus chromosome 20, fPseGeo1.2, whole genome shotgun sequence genome:
- the cry-dash gene encoding cryptochrome DASH → MSTSRTIICLLRNDLRLHDNELFHWAQRNADHIVPLYCFDPRHYVGTYNYNLPKTGPFRLRFLLDSIRDLRHTLLHKGSNLVVRRGKPEEVVADLIKQLGSVSTVAFHAEVSSEELNVEKRVKDVCAQMKVKVHTCWGSTLYHRDDLPFNNMSRLPDVYTQFRKAVESQSRVRPLIPTPEQLKPLPQGLEEGGIPTAEDLEQTEPVTDPRSAFPCTGGESQALARLKHYFWDTNAVAAYKETRNGLIGVDYSTKFSSWLALGCISPRYIYHQIQQYEKERTANQSTYWVIFELLWRDYFKLVGVKYGNRLFQIKGLQEKSVPWKKDMKLFDAWKEGRTGVPFVDANMRELAMTGFMSNRGRQNVASFLTKDLCLDWRMGAEWFEYLLIDHDVCSNYGNWLYSAGVGNDPRENRKFNMIKQGLDYDNNGDYVRQWVPELQGIMGSDVHTPWTLSTASLSHANVCLGETYPAPIVMAPEWSRHANKKPSGAGPPARGKKGPSHTPKQHRDRGIDFYFSKSKNL, encoded by the exons ATGTCTACCTCCCGTACAATCATATGTTTACTGAGAAACGACTTGCGTCTGCACGACAACGAG CTTTTCCACTGGGCTCAAAGAAATGCAGATCACATCGTCCCGCTGTACTGCTTCGACCCCAGACATTATGTGGGAACGTATAACTACAACCTGCCAAAGACTGGGCCTTTCCGCCTGCGCTTCCTACTGGACAGCATCAGGGACCTCAGGCACACGCTGCTCCACAAGGGCAG CAACCTGGTGGTGAGACGGGGGAAACCAGAGGAGGTAGTCGCGGACCTCATAAAGCAACTGGGCTCCGTCAGTACCGTGGCTTTCCATGCAGAG GTGAGTTCGGAGGAACTGAATGTGGAGAAACGAGTGAAGGATGTCTGTGCACAGATGAAGGTCAAAGTTCACACCTGCTGGGGGTCCACACTGTACCACAGAGACGATCTTCCATTTAACAACATGTCCAG GCTGCCTGATGTGTACACTCAGTTCAGGAAGGCGGTGGAGAGCCAGAGCCGAGTGAGACCTCTGATCCCAACACCTGAGCAGCTGAAGCCCCTCCCCCAGGGGCTGGAGGAAGGAGGCATCCCCACGGCTGAAGACCTGGAACAAACGG AGCCGGTGACTGATCCCCGATCAGCCTTCCCCTGCACCGGAGGAGAAAGTCAAGCTTTGGCCAGACTTAAACACTATTTCTGGGACACT AATGCAGTTGCAGCCTACAAGGAGACTCGTAACGGCCTGATAGGTGTGGATTATTCCACTAAGTTTTCATCATG GCTGGCGTTGGGTTGCATTTCACCCAGGTACATCTACCATCAGATCCAGCAGTATGAGAAGGAGcggacagccaatcagagcacataCTG GGTCATTTTTGAACTTTTGTGGAGGGATTACTTCAAGTTAGTCGGCGTCAAGTACGGgaacagactgtttcagatcaaaG GACTTCAAGAAAAATCAGTTCCATGGAAAAAGGACATGAAGCTTTTCGATGCATGGAAAG AGGGACGCACAGGAGTTCCCTTTGTGGATGCGAACATGAGGGAGTTGGCCATGACGGGCTTCATGTCCAACAGGGGGCGGCAGAATGTTGCCAGCTTCCTCACAAAGGACCTGTGTCTGGACTGGAGGATGGGAGCGGAGTGGTTTGAATACTTGCTT ATTGACCATGATGTCTGCAGTAACTATGGTAACTGGCTTTACAGCGCGGGCGTCGGAAACGACCCCCGAGAGAACAGGAAGTTCAACATGATCAAGCAGGGCCTGGACTACGACAACAAT GGTGACTATGTGCGGCAGTGGGTCCCTGAGCTGCAGGGCATCATGGGAAGTGACGTGCACACACCCTGGAccctcagcaccgcctctttgtCCCACGCTAACGTCTGCCTCGGAGAGACCTACCCCGCCCCCATCGTCATGGCGCCTGAATGGAGCCGACACGCTAACAAGAAACCG AGTGGCGCGGGGCCTCCAGCCAGAGGAAAGAAGGGCCCGTCTCACACTCCCAAACAACACCGTGACAGAGGCATCGATTTCTATTTCTCCAAAAGCAAAAACCTGTGA
- the myd88 gene encoding myeloid differentiation primary response protein MyD88, protein MACVDSEVNLWSIPLVALNVTVRKKLGLYLNPKNTVAADWTAVAEAMGFSYLEIKNHEAARSPAESVLENWQARSSEASVGKLLSVLTEVERKDVVEDLRPLIDEDVRRYCERQKKPSEPPLQVAEVDSCVPLTPEKIGITLEDDPEGAPELFDAFICYCHSDFEFVHEMIRELEQTECRLKLCVFDRDVLPGSCVWTITSELIEKRCKRMVVVISDEYLDSDACDFQTKFALSLCPGARGKRLIPVKYKPMSRPFPSILRFLTICDYTRPLTQDWFWKRLAKALSQPASHI, encoded by the exons ATGGCGTGCGTGGACTCGGAGGTGAACTTATGGAGCATTCCTCTGGTCGCCCTGAATGTAACGGTGAGGAAGAAGCTGGGTCTGTATCTGAACCCGAAGAACACGGTGGCTGCGGACTGGACCGCTGTAGCGGAGGCCATGGGCTTCTCTTACCTGGAGATAAAGAACCATGAGGCGGCCAGAAGTCCTGCTGAGTCGGTCCTGGAGAACTGGCAGGCCCGGAGCTCAGAGGCCTCCGTGGGGAAGCTGCTGTCCGTCCTGACCGAGGTGGAGAGGAAGGACGTGGTGGAGGACCTGAGACCCCTGATAG ATGAGGACGTGAGGAGGTATTGTGAGAGACAGAAGAAGCCGTCTGAGCCCCCCCTCCAGGTCGCTGAGGTGGACAGCTGTGTCCCCCTCACCCCCGAGAAGATCGGCATCACCCTGGAGGACGACCCCGAAG GAGCTCCGGAGCTGTTCGACGCCTTCATCTGCTACTGCCATAGCGACTTTgagtttgtgcacgagatgatCCGCGAGCTGGAGCAGACGGAGTGCCGTCTGAAGCTGTGTGTGTTCGACAGAGACGTGCTGCCGGGGTCGTGCGTGTGGACCATCACCAGCGAACTCATCGAGAAGAG GTGTAAGAGGATGGTGGTGGTGATCTCTGATGAATACCTGGACAGCGACGCCTGCGACTTCCAGACCAAGTTTGCTCTCAGCCTTTGCCCCG GAGCTCGAGGGAAGCGTCTTATCCCAGTGAAGTACAAGCCAATGTCAAGGCCGTTTCCCAGCATCCTTCGCTTCCTCACGATATGCGACTACACCCGGCCGCTCACACAGGACTGGTTCTGGAAACGTCTCGCCAAAGCCCTCTCACAGCCAGCCAGTCATATTTAA